A single window of Oxyura jamaicensis isolate SHBP4307 breed ruddy duck chromosome 3, BPBGC_Ojam_1.0, whole genome shotgun sequence DNA harbors:
- the KCTD3 gene encoding BTB/POZ domain-containing protein KCTD3 isoform X1, with the protein MAGNGGGGGGFGEIVQLNVGGTRFSTSRQTLMWIPDSFFSSLLSGRISTLKDETGAIFIDRDPTAFAPILNFLRTKELDLRGVSINVLRHEAEFYGITPLVRRLLLCEELERSSCGSVLFHGYLPPPGIPNRKINNNAGLPADVRTGQNCSESEIHGGGVQPTLAGTGEGTVRLGFPVDPRKVLIVAGHHNWIVAAYAHFAVCYRIKESSGWQQVFTSPYLDWTIERVALNAKVVGGPHGDKDKMVAVASESSIILWSIQDGGSGSEIGVFSLGVPVDALFFIGNQLVATSHTGKVGVWNAVTQHWQVQDVVPITSYDTAGSFLLLGCNNGSIYYIDMQKFPLRMKDNDLLVTELYHDPSNDAITALSVYLTPKTSVSGNWIEIAYGTSSGAVRVIVQHPETVGSGPQLFQTFTVHRSPVTKIMLSEKHLVSVCADNNHVRTWTVTRFRGMISTQPGSTPLASFKILSLEEAESHGSYCSGNDIGPFGERDDQQVFIQKVVPITNKLFVRLSSTGKRICEIQAVDCTTISSFTVRECEGSSRMGSRPRRYLFTGHANGSIQMWDLTTAMDMVNKSEDKDVGGPTEEELLKLLDQCDLSTSRCATPNISPATSVVQPNRLRESNSSLQLQHHETIHETATYGSVRPYRESPLLARARRTESFHSYRDFQAFNLSSKSPVEKAAPANGNSSQTEAKKATAEGSAAERKAGLATTLEVRGTGLTDAGGCCSTEVNRLPESSLDVKRRGLEEESEAKAESKKKTGFEGAGFLGRKKVPLLASAPVLVEGGPELPGAASPSPTKTAASPRHRKNDSSCQDYGL; encoded by the exons ATATTTATTGATAGAGATCCAACAGCTTTTGCAcccattttaaattttcttcgCACAAAGGAGTTAGACTTACG gGGTGTGAGTATTAATGTTCTCAGGCATGAAGCTGAATTCTATGGAATCACTcctttag tgaGAAGACTGCTTCTGTGTGAGGAATTGGAACGCTCATCTTGTGGCAGTGTCCTGTTTCATGGCTACCTGCCTCCTCCAG GCATTCCCAAtcgtaaaataaataataatgctgGGCTACCAGCTGATGTTAGAACTGGTCAAAACTGCTCTGAGAGTGAGATTCATGGAGGTGGTGTCCAACCTACGCTTGCCGGTACTGGAGAAGGTACAGTCAGGCTAG GATTTCCTGTGGACCCACGGAAAGTTTTAATAGTAGCTGGCCATCACAACTGGATAGTAGCTGCCTATGctcattttgctgtttgctaCAG AATCAAAGAGTCGTCTGGGTGGCAGCAGGTGTTCACGAGTCCCTATCTGGACTGGACAATTGAGCGAGTGGCTCTCAATGCGAAGGTGGTTGGAGGACCTCATGGAGACAAGGATAAGATGGTTGCAGTCGCCTCAGAGAGTAGCATTATCTTGTGGAGCATTCAAGATGGTGGTAGCGGCAGTGAAATTG GAGTGTTCAGTCTTGGAGTCCCTGTAGATGCTCTCTTCTTCATTGGCAACCAGTTGGTGGCTACAAGTCATACAGGCAAAGTGGGAGTGTGGAATGCTGTGACTCAGCACTGGCAG GTTCAGGATGTTGTTCCTATCACGAGCTATGATACTGCTGGGTCTtttctgctgctgggctgtAACAATGGCTCTATCTATTATATAG ACATGCAGAAGTTCCCATTGCGGATGAAGGACAATGATCTTCTAGTGACAGAATTGTACCATGATCCCTCCAATGATGCTATAACAGCGCTCAGTGTCTACCTCACACCTAAAACAA GTGTAAGTGGCAACTGGATTGAGATTGCGTATGGCACCAGCTCTGGAGCAGTGCGGGTGATTGTACAGCACCCTGAAACAGTTGGGTCAGGGCCTCAGCTCTTCCAGACTTTCACAGTTCATCGAAGCCCTGTTACGAAGATCATGCTCTCAGAGAAACACCTGGTGTCAG ttTGTGCAGATAACAACCATGTACGGACGTGGACTGTGACTCGGTTTCGAGGCATGATTTCAACTCAGCCAGGCTCAACGCCTCTTGCATCATTCAAAATCTTATCCCTGGAGGAAGCAGAGAGTCATGGCAGTTACTGTTCTGGAAACGACATTG gaCCCTTTGGTGAACGTGATGACCAACAGGTGTTTATTCAAAAAGTTGTTCCCATCACCAATAAGCTCTTTGTAAGGCTGTCTTCAACTGGGAAAAG AATCTGTGAGATCCAGGCAGTCGATTGCACTACCATCTCGTCATTTACTGTACGAGAATGCGAAGGATCCAGCAGAATGGGCTCTCGGCCGCGCCGCTACCTCTTCACTGGGCATGCAAACGGCAGCATCCAGATGTGGGATCTGACCACGGCCATGGACATGGTTAATAAGAGTGAAGACAAAG ACGTTGGTGGCCCCACAGAGGAAGAGCTTCTGAAGTTGCTTGACCAGTGTGACTTGAGTACATCTCGCTGCGCCACTCCCAACATCAGTCCTGCCACATCAGTTGTTCAGCCAAACCGGCTGCGGGAATCTAATTCCAG CCTCCAATTACAACATCACGAAACAATCCATGAAACAGCTACATATGGTTCTGTGCGGCCATACAGAGAAAGCCCCCTATTGGCAAGAGCAAGGCGGACAGAGAGCTTTCACAGTTATCGGGACTTCCAGGCTTTTAACTTATCCAGCAAAAGCCCAGTTGAAAAGGCTGCCCCAGCAAATGGGAATTCAAGCCAGACAGAGGCGAAGAAAGCAACAGCTGAGGGCAGTGCAGCTGAGAGGAAGGCAGGCCTGGCAACAACACTTGAAGTGCGAGGTACTGGCCTGACGGATGCAGGtggatgctgcagcacagaggttAACAGGCTGCCAGAGAGTTCACTGGATGTCAAGAGAAGAGGACTGGAAGAGGAGAGTGAAgccaaagcagaaagcaagaagaaaacagggtTTGAAGGAGCTGGTTtcctggggaggaagaaagtgCCTCTCCTGGCCTCTGCACCAGTCCTTGTTGAAGGTGGACCTGAATTACCTGGTGCAGCGTCTCCATCACCTACAAAGACAGCTGCTTCGCCACGTCACCGGAAGAATGATTCATCTTGCCAGGACTATGGCTTGTGA
- the KCTD3 gene encoding BTB/POZ domain-containing protein KCTD3 isoform X2, whose amino-acid sequence MAGNGGGGGGFGEIVQLNVGGTRFSTSRQTLMWIPDSFFSSLLSGRISTLKDETGAIFIDRDPTAFAPILNFLRTKELDLRGVSINVLRHEAEFYGITPLVRRLLLCEELERSSCGSVLFHGYLPPPGIPNRKINNNAGLPADVRTGQNCSESEIHGGGVQPTLAGTGEGFPVDPRKVLIVAGHHNWIVAAYAHFAVCYRIKESSGWQQVFTSPYLDWTIERVALNAKVVGGPHGDKDKMVAVASESSIILWSIQDGGSGSEIGVFSLGVPVDALFFIGNQLVATSHTGKVGVWNAVTQHWQVQDVVPITSYDTAGSFLLLGCNNGSIYYIDMQKFPLRMKDNDLLVTELYHDPSNDAITALSVYLTPKTSVSGNWIEIAYGTSSGAVRVIVQHPETVGSGPQLFQTFTVHRSPVTKIMLSEKHLVSVCADNNHVRTWTVTRFRGMISTQPGSTPLASFKILSLEEAESHGSYCSGNDIGPFGERDDQQVFIQKVVPITNKLFVRLSSTGKRICEIQAVDCTTISSFTVRECEGSSRMGSRPRRYLFTGHANGSIQMWDLTTAMDMVNKSEDKDVGGPTEEELLKLLDQCDLSTSRCATPNISPATSVVQPNRLRESNSSLQLQHHETIHETATYGSVRPYRESPLLARARRTESFHSYRDFQAFNLSSKSPVEKAAPANGNSSQTEAKKATAEGSAAERKAGLATTLEVRGTGLTDAGGCCSTEVNRLPESSLDVKRRGLEEESEAKAESKKKTGFEGAGFLGRKKVPLLASAPVLVEGGPELPGAASPSPTKTAASPRHRKNDSSCQDYGL is encoded by the exons ATATTTATTGATAGAGATCCAACAGCTTTTGCAcccattttaaattttcttcgCACAAAGGAGTTAGACTTACG gGGTGTGAGTATTAATGTTCTCAGGCATGAAGCTGAATTCTATGGAATCACTcctttag tgaGAAGACTGCTTCTGTGTGAGGAATTGGAACGCTCATCTTGTGGCAGTGTCCTGTTTCATGGCTACCTGCCTCCTCCAG GCATTCCCAAtcgtaaaataaataataatgctgGGCTACCAGCTGATGTTAGAACTGGTCAAAACTGCTCTGAGAGTGAGATTCATGGAGGTGGTGTCCAACCTACGCTTGCCGGTACTGGAGAAG GATTTCCTGTGGACCCACGGAAAGTTTTAATAGTAGCTGGCCATCACAACTGGATAGTAGCTGCCTATGctcattttgctgtttgctaCAG AATCAAAGAGTCGTCTGGGTGGCAGCAGGTGTTCACGAGTCCCTATCTGGACTGGACAATTGAGCGAGTGGCTCTCAATGCGAAGGTGGTTGGAGGACCTCATGGAGACAAGGATAAGATGGTTGCAGTCGCCTCAGAGAGTAGCATTATCTTGTGGAGCATTCAAGATGGTGGTAGCGGCAGTGAAATTG GAGTGTTCAGTCTTGGAGTCCCTGTAGATGCTCTCTTCTTCATTGGCAACCAGTTGGTGGCTACAAGTCATACAGGCAAAGTGGGAGTGTGGAATGCTGTGACTCAGCACTGGCAG GTTCAGGATGTTGTTCCTATCACGAGCTATGATACTGCTGGGTCTtttctgctgctgggctgtAACAATGGCTCTATCTATTATATAG ACATGCAGAAGTTCCCATTGCGGATGAAGGACAATGATCTTCTAGTGACAGAATTGTACCATGATCCCTCCAATGATGCTATAACAGCGCTCAGTGTCTACCTCACACCTAAAACAA GTGTAAGTGGCAACTGGATTGAGATTGCGTATGGCACCAGCTCTGGAGCAGTGCGGGTGATTGTACAGCACCCTGAAACAGTTGGGTCAGGGCCTCAGCTCTTCCAGACTTTCACAGTTCATCGAAGCCCTGTTACGAAGATCATGCTCTCAGAGAAACACCTGGTGTCAG ttTGTGCAGATAACAACCATGTACGGACGTGGACTGTGACTCGGTTTCGAGGCATGATTTCAACTCAGCCAGGCTCAACGCCTCTTGCATCATTCAAAATCTTATCCCTGGAGGAAGCAGAGAGTCATGGCAGTTACTGTTCTGGAAACGACATTG gaCCCTTTGGTGAACGTGATGACCAACAGGTGTTTATTCAAAAAGTTGTTCCCATCACCAATAAGCTCTTTGTAAGGCTGTCTTCAACTGGGAAAAG AATCTGTGAGATCCAGGCAGTCGATTGCACTACCATCTCGTCATTTACTGTACGAGAATGCGAAGGATCCAGCAGAATGGGCTCTCGGCCGCGCCGCTACCTCTTCACTGGGCATGCAAACGGCAGCATCCAGATGTGGGATCTGACCACGGCCATGGACATGGTTAATAAGAGTGAAGACAAAG ACGTTGGTGGCCCCACAGAGGAAGAGCTTCTGAAGTTGCTTGACCAGTGTGACTTGAGTACATCTCGCTGCGCCACTCCCAACATCAGTCCTGCCACATCAGTTGTTCAGCCAAACCGGCTGCGGGAATCTAATTCCAG CCTCCAATTACAACATCACGAAACAATCCATGAAACAGCTACATATGGTTCTGTGCGGCCATACAGAGAAAGCCCCCTATTGGCAAGAGCAAGGCGGACAGAGAGCTTTCACAGTTATCGGGACTTCCAGGCTTTTAACTTATCCAGCAAAAGCCCAGTTGAAAAGGCTGCCCCAGCAAATGGGAATTCAAGCCAGACAGAGGCGAAGAAAGCAACAGCTGAGGGCAGTGCAGCTGAGAGGAAGGCAGGCCTGGCAACAACACTTGAAGTGCGAGGTACTGGCCTGACGGATGCAGGtggatgctgcagcacagaggttAACAGGCTGCCAGAGAGTTCACTGGATGTCAAGAGAAGAGGACTGGAAGAGGAGAGTGAAgccaaagcagaaagcaagaagaaaacagggtTTGAAGGAGCTGGTTtcctggggaggaagaaagtgCCTCTCCTGGCCTCTGCACCAGTCCTTGTTGAAGGTGGACCTGAATTACCTGGTGCAGCGTCTCCATCACCTACAAAGACAGCTGCTTCGCCACGTCACCGGAAGAATGATTCATCTTGCCAGGACTATGGCTTGTGA